In one Bartonella grahamii subsp. shimonis genomic region, the following are encoded:
- the ispH gene encoding 4-hydroxy-3-methylbut-2-enyl diphosphate reductase, which translates to MSGFAPLTIRLCGPRGFCAGVDRAIQIVLLALKKYGAPVYVRHEIVHNRYVVEGLQQRGAVFVEELDEIPEKHRNQPIVFSAHGVPKSVSEEARCYNLFYLDATCPLVSKVHKQAIRHHRHGRHVILIGHAGHPEVIGTMGQLEEGAVTLIETIEDALHYQPNDPNKLGFVTQTTLSVEDTAGILDILQQRFPTLAAPAAESICYATTNRQDAVKAAAKGSDLFLIVGAPNSSNSRRLVEVAEKSGARQAILVQRADEINFENLKALSIVSLSAGASAPEIIIDEIISAFRERYDVTIELAETAVETEKFLVSRELRDVILTFQDMAFVNGQENNANQNTDMSTTKAE; encoded by the coding sequence ATGTCTGGATTTGCCCCTTTAACGATACGTCTTTGTGGTCCACGTGGATTTTGTGCAGGGGTTGATCGTGCTATCCAGATTGTTCTCCTTGCATTAAAAAAATATGGTGCTCCAGTATATGTTCGCCATGAAATTGTACACAACCGCTACGTGGTTGAGGGATTACAGCAGCGGGGAGCTGTTTTTGTTGAAGAACTTGATGAGATTCCAGAAAAACATCGCAATCAACCGATTGTTTTTTCTGCTCATGGTGTACCAAAATCTGTTTCAGAAGAAGCACGATGCTATAATTTATTTTATCTCGATGCAACATGTCCATTGGTCTCAAAAGTTCATAAACAAGCGATACGACATCACCGTCATGGTCGTCATGTTATATTGATTGGTCATGCTGGTCATCCTGAGGTGATAGGGACCATGGGACAGCTTGAAGAAGGGGCTGTGACGCTTATTGAAACGATAGAAGATGCTTTGCATTATCAACCCAATGATCCAAATAAATTAGGATTTGTTACACAAACAACGCTTTCTGTTGAAGATACTGCAGGAATTCTCGATATATTACAACAACGTTTTCCTACATTAGCAGCTCCAGCAGCTGAGTCAATTTGCTATGCTACAACGAATCGACAAGATGCGGTTAAGGCAGCAGCAAAGGGGAGTGATTTGTTTTTGATTGTTGGAGCACCAAATTCTTCTAATTCACGACGTTTGGTAGAGGTTGCCGAAAAGTCTGGTGCGCGGCAAGCTATTTTAGTTCAGCGCGCTGATGAAATTAATTTTGAAAACCTAAAAGCTCTTTCTATTGTCAGTCTTTCAGCAGGGGCTTCGGCTCCTGAAATTATTATTGATGAAATTATTTCAGCATTTCGTGAGCGTTATGATGTCACAATAGAATTAGCTGAAACCGCGGTAGAAACGGAAAAATTTTTAGTAAGTCGCGAATTACGTGACGTCATTTTAACGTTTCAAGATATGGCTTTCGTCAATGGTCAAGAAAATAATGCCAATCAGAATACAGACATGTCTACAACGAAAGCAGAATAA
- a CDS encoding invasion associated locus B family protein, translated as MILYKLLKKTFFIGAVLHTLYSSFINHAFAQTPYAQNVPAPQTYGAWTKVCALPPGTPNMQCEVVQNVHTQGRHDITLRVTFYKLPQKQGALMRVFVPIRVELRPGVGIKIDDKNMGRMEYRRCLGDNCVAEAFLKEDILQLFLKGKIATYFIFTTPEQGIGGFVDLHGLSDAYATLPT; from the coding sequence GTGATACTTTATAAATTACTCAAAAAAACTTTTTTTATTGGTGCTGTTCTTCACACACTTTATAGTAGTTTTATCAATCATGCATTTGCACAAACACCCTATGCGCAAAATGTCCCTGCTCCACAAACCTATGGTGCATGGACAAAAGTTTGTGCTCTACCACCAGGTACACCTAACATGCAGTGTGAAGTTGTACAAAACGTTCATACACAAGGTCGTCATGATATTACCTTGCGCGTTACATTTTATAAACTTCCTCAAAAGCAGGGTGCTTTGATGCGTGTTTTTGTTCCGATTCGTGTTGAATTACGTCCTGGCGTTGGAATCAAAATTGACGATAAAAATATGGGCAGAATGGAATATCGTCGTTGTCTTGGTGATAATTGTGTTGCTGAAGCTTTTCTTAAAGAAGACATATTGCAGCTCTTTTTAAAAGGAAAAATAGCAACCTATTTTATCTTTACAACTCCTGAACAAGGGATTGGAGGTTTCGTTGACCTTCATGGTCTTAGCGACGCCTATGCAACCTTACCGACATGA
- the cyoE gene encoding heme o synthase, translating into MSVSGELSVVNGKSTPPKSGIGDYITLLKPRVMSLVVFTALVGLLVSPVPINPLYGFLAILCIAIGGGGAGALNMWYDADIDALMERTKKRPIPMGKISSRKAFIFGMVLSMLSVLVIGSFINWFAAFFLAFTIFFYVVIYTIWLKRITPQNIVIGGASGAFPPMIGWAVTTGTVSIDSFLLFLIIFMWTPPHFWALSLFSSLDYEAAGIPMMPNVRGEHSTKKQILFYTILMALCAAAPCFTGLGGIFYGIFSTILSIIFLYFAYRLWKADTHNETILMAKKLFFFSLLYLAAIFGALLIESLVWYFIAL; encoded by the coding sequence ATGTCAGTTTCAGGAGAATTATCGGTTGTGAATGGTAAATCAACACCACCAAAATCCGGTATTGGTGATTATATCACATTATTAAAGCCACGTGTTATGTCTCTCGTGGTCTTTACGGCTCTGGTTGGTTTGCTTGTATCGCCTGTTCCTATCAATCCGCTGTATGGTTTTTTAGCGATTTTATGTATTGCTATCGGTGGTGGCGGTGCGGGAGCACTGAATATGTGGTATGATGCTGATATTGATGCCCTGATGGAACGGACCAAAAAGCGTCCTATTCCTATGGGGAAAATCAGTTCCCGAAAAGCATTTATTTTTGGCATGGTTCTTTCTATGCTTTCGGTATTGGTTATAGGGAGCTTCATTAATTGGTTTGCGGCCTTTTTTCTTGCGTTTACGATTTTCTTTTATGTCGTTATCTATACAATTTGGTTAAAGCGTATCACACCACAAAATATTGTTATTGGTGGTGCTTCTGGGGCTTTTCCACCAATGATTGGATGGGCCGTGACAACAGGGACAGTGAGTATTGATAGCTTTTTATTATTTTTAATCATTTTTATGTGGACCCCCCCTCATTTTTGGGCTCTTTCTTTATTTTCATCTCTTGATTATGAGGCTGCAGGTATCCCTATGATGCCTAATGTACGAGGTGAACATTCAACAAAAAAACAGATTTTATTTTATACTATTTTGATGGCGTTATGCGCTGCTGCTCCTTGTTTTACTGGTCTTGGCGGAATTTTTTATGGTATTTTTTCAACAATTTTAAGCATTATCTTTCTTTATTTTGCCTATCGTTTGTGGAAAGCTGATACACATAATGAAACTATTTTGATGGCAAAAAAACTGTTTTTCTTTTCATTACTTTATTTGGCTGCTATCTTTGGGGCTCTTTTGATTGAATCTCTTGTTTGGTATTTTATCGCTCTTTAG
- the tldD gene encoding metalloprotease TldD, whose translation MKSLIDHFDIASSKVQSLVQETLHHADDGELYLEYTESEALLFDNGQLKNGSFHQNMGFGLRVVAGEATGYAHSSELSAAALKRASEAAKAVTYNNHAGTYSIAPQQTNKRLYQPHNPLDAPSFEEKSALLQKIDAYLRAKNDKLHQVTVSLSGSLQHIEILRADGYLVRDIRPLVRLSISVVAAEGNRRENGFYGCGGRQAFNQFIHEDNWKKAADEALRMALTNLEAEAAPAGSFDVVLANGWPGVMLHEAVGHGLEGDFNRKKTSAFSGLLGQQVAAKGVTVVDDGTIPQCRGSLTVDDEGTPSGYNVLIEDGKLVGFMQDRLNARLMGSKSTGNGRRESYAYAPMPRMTNTIMLGGDKTPEEILSSLKHGIYAVSFGGGQVDITSGKFVFECTEAYRVENGKIGAPIKGATLIGNGPDAMKRITMIGNDSKLDNGIGICGKAGQNVPVGVGQPHLRINNMTIGGTALIKE comes from the coding sequence ATGAAATCGCTGATTGATCATTTTGATATTGCTTCCTCTAAAGTGCAATCACTTGTACAGGAAACGCTTCATCATGCTGATGATGGTGAGCTTTACCTTGAGTATACAGAAAGCGAAGCTCTTTTATTTGATAATGGACAGCTTAAAAACGGCTCTTTCCATCAAAATATGGGGTTTGGTCTGCGTGTCGTTGCTGGAGAAGCAACTGGATATGCACATTCCAGTGAATTATCAGCTGCTGCACTCAAACGTGCCAGTGAAGCAGCTAAAGCTGTTACCTATAATAATCATGCCGGAACTTATAGCATAGCACCTCAACAAACAAACAAGAGACTTTATCAACCGCATAATCCCCTTGATGCTCCATCATTTGAAGAAAAAAGTGCTCTTTTGCAAAAAATTGATGCCTATTTACGTGCTAAAAATGATAAATTGCATCAAGTGACTGTTTCTCTTTCCGGCTCTCTACAACATATTGAAATTTTACGTGCAGATGGTTATTTGGTTCGTGATATTCGTCCTCTTGTGCGGCTTTCTATATCTGTGGTCGCGGCTGAAGGAAATCGACGTGAAAATGGTTTTTATGGATGTGGAGGGCGACAAGCATTTAACCAATTTATTCATGAAGACAATTGGAAAAAAGCTGCGGATGAAGCCTTACGTATGGCTTTAACAAATTTAGAAGCAGAAGCAGCACCTGCAGGATCTTTTGATGTTGTCTTAGCCAATGGATGGCCTGGCGTTATGCTCCATGAAGCCGTAGGTCATGGCTTAGAAGGTGACTTTAACCGTAAAAAAACATCCGCTTTCTCTGGACTTTTAGGACAACAAGTTGCGGCAAAAGGTGTTACAGTTGTTGATGATGGAACAATTCCACAATGCCGTGGCTCTCTCACTGTTGATGATGAGGGGACCCCTTCAGGATATAACGTTCTCATTGAAGATGGAAAGCTCGTTGGTTTTATGCAAGACAGGCTTAATGCACGGCTTATGGGAAGTAAATCAACTGGAAATGGACGGCGTGAATCTTATGCTTATGCGCCAATGCCACGAATGACCAATACAATCATGCTAGGAGGAGATAAAACACCTGAAGAAATCCTTTCTTCACTCAAACATGGTATCTATGCTGTTTCATTTGGTGGAGGACAAGTTGATATTACTTCTGGAAAATTTGTCTTTGAATGTACTGAAGCATACCGAGTAGAAAATGGTAAAATTGGTGCACCAATCAAAGGCGCAACTCTTATTGGAAATGGACCGGATGCTATGAAACGTATTACAATGATTGGTAATGATAGTAAACTTGATAATGGTAT